A stretch of the Carassius carassius chromosome 6, fCarCar2.1, whole genome shotgun sequence genome encodes the following:
- the LOC132142291 gene encoding tropomodulin-1-like isoform X2, with the protein MFRKEMDKYRDVDEDELLQKLSEEELRRLEDELEELDPDNALLPAGFRQRDQTKKAPTGTFQRDNLLAHLEKQAKEHPDRDDLVPYTGEKRGKAWVPKTKGVDPILEDVTLEPELEEALSSATDAELCDIAAILGMHTLMSNQQYYEALASSTIVNKQGLNSVIQCTQYKPVPDEQPNDTDVEETLQGIKRNDPDLVEVNLNNIRNIPIPTLKAYAEALKGNSVVERLSIVGTRSNDPVAFALADMLKVNTTLKSLNVESNFITGAGILALVESLKCNTTLQELKIDNQSQPLGNKVEMEIANILEKNTTLLKFGYHFTQQGPRLRGSNAMMNNNDLVRKRRLEGGPIFPKCRTNV; encoded by the exons ATGTTCCGTAAAGAGATGGACAAGTACCGGGATGTGGATGAGGATGAGCTCTTGCAGAAGCTCAGTGAAGAAGAGCTCAGGAGACTTGAAGATGAACTTGAAGAGCTGGATCCCGAT AACGCACTGTTGCCGGCAGGATTCAGACAGAGGGATCAGACTAAGAAAGCTCCGACCGGAACGTTCCAGAGAGATAACCTTCTAGCTCACCTGGAGAAACAGGCCAAAGAACATCCAGATCGAGACGATCTTGTTCCCTACACTGGCGAGAAAAGAG GAAAAGCATGGGTGCCTAAGACCAAAGGTGTTGACCCTATCCTGGAAGATGTCACTCTGGAGCCTGAACTAGAGGAGGCGCTATCTAGTGCTACTGAcgcagaattgtgcgatatagcAG CCATTTTGGGCATGCACACTCTGATGAGTAATCAGCAGTATTATGAAGCATTGGCCAGCAGTACTATCGTCAACAAACAAGGCTTAAACA gtgTAATCCAGTGTACTCAGTATAAGCCTGTGCCAGATGAGCAGCCCAATGACACAGATGTAGAGGAAACACTACAGGGAATCAAGAGAAATGATCCAGACCTTGTTGAGGTCAACCTAAACAACATCAGG AATATTCCAATCCCAACTCTGAAAGCGTATGCTGAAGCTCTAAAAGGGAACAGTGTTGTGGAACGCCTGAGCATCGTTGGCACCAGAAGTAACGATCCTGTGGCCTTT GCTCTAGCAGACATGCTGAAAGTGAACACCACTCTAAAGAGTCTAAATGTTGAGTCAAACTTCATTACTGGAGCTGGAATTCTGGCACTCGTGGAATCTTTAAAGTGCAACACTACACTGCAGGAGCTAAAGATTGACAACCAg AGCCAGCCTTTGGGTAATAAGGTTGAGATGGAGATAGCTAACATTTTGGAGAAGAACACTACTCTGCTGAAGTTCGGATACCACTTCACCCAGCAGGGCCCACGCTTGCGTGGATCTAATGCCATGATGAACAACAATGACCTGG tAAGAAAGAGAAGGCTTGAAGGAGGACCCATCTTTCCTAAATGTCGGACAAATGTGTAG
- the LOC132142291 gene encoding tropomodulin-1-like isoform X1, whose translation MFRKEMDKYRDVDEDELLQKLSEEELRRLEDELEELDPDNALLPAGFRQRDQTKKAPTGTFQRDNLLAHLEKQAKEHPDRDDLVPYTGEKRGKAWVPKTKGVDPILEDVTLEPELEEALSSATDAELCDIAAILGMHTLMSNQQYYEALASSTIVNKQGLNSVIQCTQYKPVPDEQPNDTDVEETLQGIKRNDPDLVEVNLNNIRNIPIPTLKAYAEALKGNSVVERLSIVGTRSNDPVAFALADMLKVNTTLKSLNVESNFITGAGILALVESLKCNTTLQELKIDNQSQPLGNKVEMEIANILEKNTTLLKFGYHFTQQGPRLRGSNAMMNNNDLARVVRSDSDGAITFTLSVPELERAFCKKFKFTSKLNKKEKA comes from the exons ATGTTCCGTAAAGAGATGGACAAGTACCGGGATGTGGATGAGGATGAGCTCTTGCAGAAGCTCAGTGAAGAAGAGCTCAGGAGACTTGAAGATGAACTTGAAGAGCTGGATCCCGAT AACGCACTGTTGCCGGCAGGATTCAGACAGAGGGATCAGACTAAGAAAGCTCCGACCGGAACGTTCCAGAGAGATAACCTTCTAGCTCACCTGGAGAAACAGGCCAAAGAACATCCAGATCGAGACGATCTTGTTCCCTACACTGGCGAGAAAAGAG GAAAAGCATGGGTGCCTAAGACCAAAGGTGTTGACCCTATCCTGGAAGATGTCACTCTGGAGCCTGAACTAGAGGAGGCGCTATCTAGTGCTACTGAcgcagaattgtgcgatatagcAG CCATTTTGGGCATGCACACTCTGATGAGTAATCAGCAGTATTATGAAGCATTGGCCAGCAGTACTATCGTCAACAAACAAGGCTTAAACA gtgTAATCCAGTGTACTCAGTATAAGCCTGTGCCAGATGAGCAGCCCAATGACACAGATGTAGAGGAAACACTACAGGGAATCAAGAGAAATGATCCAGACCTTGTTGAGGTCAACCTAAACAACATCAGG AATATTCCAATCCCAACTCTGAAAGCGTATGCTGAAGCTCTAAAAGGGAACAGTGTTGTGGAACGCCTGAGCATCGTTGGCACCAGAAGTAACGATCCTGTGGCCTTT GCTCTAGCAGACATGCTGAAAGTGAACACCACTCTAAAGAGTCTAAATGTTGAGTCAAACTTCATTACTGGAGCTGGAATTCTGGCACTCGTGGAATCTTTAAAGTGCAACACTACACTGCAGGAGCTAAAGATTGACAACCAg AGCCAGCCTTTGGGTAATAAGGTTGAGATGGAGATAGCTAACATTTTGGAGAAGAACACTACTCTGCTGAAGTTCGGATACCACTTCACCCAGCAGGGCCCACGCTTGCGTGGATCTAATGCCATGATGAACAACAATGACCTGG CACGTGTAGTTCGGTCGGACTCAGATGGAGCGATCACATTCACACTGTCAGTCCCTGAGCTGGAAAGAGCCTTCTGTAAAAAGTTCAAGTTCACATCAAAACTCAA tAAGAAAGAGAAGGCTTGA
- the LOC132142289 gene encoding complexin-1-like, which translates to MNFLMKAALGGGPPDVGKMLGGEEDKDPDAEKEKEEERQEALRQEEEERKAKHSKMEAERESIRQGIRDKYGIKKREVAEAEAQAAMEQATEGSLTRPKKAVPSGCGDDDEEESIMDTMMKYLPGPLQDMLRK; encoded by the exons ATGAATTTCCTGATGAAGGCAGCTTTGggag GAGGACCCCCTGATGTTGGTAAAATGTTAGGaggagaagaggataaagacccTGATGCAGAAAAAGAGAAGGAAGAGGAGAGACAGGAAGCTCTCAGACAGGAAGAAGAAGAGAGAAAGGCCAAACACTCCAAGATGGAAGCAGAGCGGGAATCCATACGACAGGGCATCAGAGATAAG TATGGCATTAAGAAGCGTGAGGTGGCCGAAGCGGAGGCACAGGCGGCGATGGAGCAGGCGACCGAGGGCAGTCTGACCCGTCCAAAGAAAGCAGTACCATCCGGGTGCGGAGATGATGACGAGGAAGAAAGCATCATGGACACGATGATGAAGTATCTACCGGGCCCACTGCAGGACATGTTGAGGAAGTAA